The Ziziphus jujuba cultivar Dongzao chromosome 7, ASM3175591v1 genome includes a region encoding these proteins:
- the LOC107425085 gene encoding L-type lectin-domain containing receptor kinase IX.1, giving the protein MGTSRAAQLLFCILFNLPLAYSIQFQIPRFEPSNPNVLYQGAAQPSVGAVELIDNVDYLCRVGRVISADRVRLWDADTRKLSDFTTHFSFYINTLGRTSYAAGLAFFLAPHGFQIPPNSAGGFLGLFNATTSDSRKNQIVHVEFDSFANPEWDPTYEHVGINNNSISSVVTTPWNASFHNGDTADVWINYNATTHNLSVSWMYQKTSNAKENTSLSYQINLMEVLPEWVTVGFSAATSQFIERHVVQSWDFSSSLDIKETDKQNSGKTKLVVALTVSGGVLISGVVIAFVLLWKRKKKNREKTETVNTTSINVDLERGAGPRRFSYLNLVSATNNFSDDKKLGKGGFGTVYKGYLKDLNMVVAVKKFSGGSKQGRKEYITEVKVISSLRHRNLVQLIGWCHDKGEFLLVYEFMPNGSLDSHLFGKKSLLVWGVRYKISLGIASALLYLHEEWEQCVVHRDIKSSNVMLDANFNVKLGDFGLARLMDHELGPKTTGLAGTLGYMAPEYISTRRASKESDVYSFGVVALEIATGRKSADRIEEDSEIGLVEWVWNLYGKGKLEMVVDEKLHMEFDQRQVECLMIVGLWCAHPDQSLRPSIRQAIHVLNFGAALPNLPPKMPIPIYDVPALPVSLGEPLLTTSLEVGR; this is encoded by the coding sequence ATGGGAACCTCAAGAGCTGCACAATTGCTATTCTGTATCCTTTTCAACCTTCCTTTagcttattcaattcaattccaaATACCTCGTTTCGAACCAAGTAATCCAAATGTTCTTTATCAGGGAGCTGCTCAACCTTCAGTCGGAGCTGTTGAACTAATTGACAATGTTGATTATCTCTGTCGAGTAGGCAGAGTGATCTCTGCAGACAGGGTCCGACTATGGGATGCTGACACAAGAAAGCTCTCCGACTTCACAACCCATTTCTCCTTCTACATCAACACACTCGGCCGGACATCTTATGCTGCTGGCCTTGCATTCTTCCTGGCTCCGCATGGATTTCAAATTCCACCCAACTCTGCAGGTGGTTTTCTAGGCCTATTCAACGCCACCACTAGTGACTCCCGTAAGAACCAAATTGTTCATGTTGAATTCGACTCTTTTGCGAACCCTGAATGGGATCCTACATATGAGCATGTTGGGATCAATAACAACTCAATTTCTTCGGTTGTCACTACCCCTTGGAATGCTAGCTTCCATAACGGTGACACGGCTGATGTATGGATTAACTACAATGCTACTACTCATAATCTAAGTGTCTCTTGGATGTACCAGAAAACTTCTAATGCCAAAGAGAACACCAGCCTTTCTTACCAAATCAACTTGATGGAGGTTTTGCCTGAGTGGGTCACTGTTGGGTTCTCTGCTGCTACAAGTCAATTTATAGAGCGCCATGTAGTTCAATCATGGGATTTTAGTTCAAGTTTGGATATAAAAGAAACAGATAAACAAAATAGTGGAAAGACAAAATTAGTGGTGGCTTTGACAGTTTCAGGAGGTGTTTTGATTTCTGGGGTGGTTATAGCTTTTGTGTTGTTATGGAAGCGGAAGAAGAAAAACAGGGAAAAAACAGAGACAGTGAACACAACTTCGATTAATGTTGATCTCGAAAGAGGAGCCGGACCAAGAAGGTTTTCTTACCTTAATCTAGTTTCAGCAACCAACAACTTCTCTGATGACAAGAAGTTGGGTAAAGGAGGTTTCGGTACTGTTTACAAAGGCTACTTAAAAGATTTGAATATGGTTGTAGCGGTGAAAAAATTTTCGGGAGGATCAAAACAGGGAAGAAAAGAGTACATAACAGAGGTGAAGGTGATTAGCAGCTTAAGACATCGAAATTTGGTGCAACTCATAGGCTGGTGCCATGACAAAGGTGAGTTCCTCCTGGTCTACGAGTTCATGCCAAATGGTAGTCTTGATTCCCACCTCTTTGGCAAGAAAAGCCTTCTTGTTTGGGGTGTGAGATACAAGATTTCTCTTGGAATAGCTTCGGCATTGCTGTATCTTCATGAAGAGTGGGAACAATGTGTGGTGCACAGAGATATCAAATCGAGTAACGTTATGCTAGATGCAAACTTCAATGTCAAGCTTGGAGACTTTGGATTAGCCCGTCTTATGGACCATGAGCTTGGCCCCAAGACAACGGGGTTGGCTGGGACATTAGGCTACATGGCTCCGGAATACATAAGCACTAGAAGGGCTAGTAAAGAGTCTGATGTTTATAGCTTTGGTGTGGTTGCTTTAGAAATCGCTACTGGAAGGAAGTCAGCTGATCGTATCGAAGAGGATTCCGAAATTGGATTGGTAGAATGGGTTTGGAACCTTTATGGGAAAGGAAAACTTGAAATGGTTGTGGATGAGAAGCTGCATATGGAATTTGATCAGAGACAAGTAGAGTGTTTGATGATTGTAGGGCTGTGGTGTGCTCACCCAGATCAAAGTCTAAGGCCATCAATTAGGCAAGCCATTCATGTCCTTAACTTTGGGGCAGCGTTGCCCAATCTTCCTCCTAAGATGCCTATTCCAATTTATGATGTGCCTGCACTCCCTGTCAGCTTAGGTGAGCCATTACTGACTACAAGTCTTGAAGTGGGTCGGTGA